The proteins below are encoded in one region of Micromonospora sp. DSM 45708:
- a CDS encoding mannose-1-phosphate guanylyltransferase, with the protein MFYAVIPAGGSGTRLWPLSRAGHPKFLHPLTGTSASLLQATVDRLGPLTTPERTLVVTGAAHAAAVARQLAGVPEENILVEPSPRDSCAAIALAAAVIADRAPEAVMGAFAADHLIADPAGWAEVVRQAIRGAEQGLLMTVGITPTRPETGYGYLETGDPVGDGPLRPVREFKEKPAAEVAEGYLRSGRHLWNAGMFVWRVDVFLAELARQQPALHAGITAIAAAWGAPQQDDVLGTVWPTLPKISVDYAVMEGAATAGRVATVPGDFGWNDVGDFHTLSEVLPTDAAGNVVLGGDAKPGVLLHDTTGTVVVPHSGRLVATVGVHDLIVVDTPDALLVCPRDRAQDVKKIVDQLKERGEEGLV; encoded by the coding sequence ATGTTCTACGCCGTCATCCCGGCGGGCGGCAGCGGCACAAGGTTGTGGCCACTGTCCCGCGCCGGCCATCCCAAGTTCCTCCACCCGCTGACCGGCACCTCCGCCTCGCTGTTGCAGGCCACGGTGGACCGGTTGGGGCCGCTGACCACACCGGAACGCACACTGGTGGTCACCGGGGCCGCGCACGCCGCGGCGGTGGCCCGGCAACTGGCTGGCGTGCCGGAGGAGAACATCCTGGTCGAGCCGTCGCCACGGGACTCCTGCGCGGCCATCGCGCTGGCCGCCGCGGTGATCGCCGACCGCGCCCCGGAGGCGGTGATGGGCGCGTTCGCCGCCGACCACCTGATCGCCGACCCGGCCGGCTGGGCCGAGGTGGTGCGGCAGGCGATCCGCGGCGCCGAGCAGGGGTTGCTGATGACGGTGGGCATCACCCCGACCCGGCCGGAGACCGGCTACGGCTACCTGGAAACCGGCGACCCGGTCGGTGACGGGCCGCTGCGGCCGGTACGCGAGTTCAAGGAAAAGCCTGCGGCCGAGGTGGCGGAGGGTTACCTGCGCTCCGGCCGGCACCTCTGGAACGCCGGCATGTTCGTCTGGCGGGTGGACGTCTTCCTGGCCGAGCTGGCCCGCCAGCAGCCGGCGCTGCACGCCGGGATCACCGCGATCGCGGCGGCCTGGGGCGCCCCGCAACAGGACGACGTGCTCGGCACGGTGTGGCCGACGCTGCCGAAGATCTCGGTCGACTACGCGGTGATGGAGGGCGCGGCGACCGCCGGCCGGGTGGCGACCGTGCCCGGCGACTTCGGCTGGAACGACGTCGGCGACTTCCACACGCTCAGCGAGGTGCTGCCGACCGACGCCGCCGGCAACGTGGTGCTCGGCGGCGACGCGAAGCCGGGTGTGCTGCTGCACGACACCACCGGCACCGTGGTGGTGCCGCACTCCGGCCGCCTGGTCGCCACCGTCGGCGTGCACGACCTGATCGTGGTGGACACCCCGGACGCGCTGCTGGTCTGCCCCCGGGACCGGGCACAGGACGTGAAGAAGATCGTCGACCAGCTCAAGGAGCGCGGCGAGGAGGGCCTGGTCTGA
- a CDS encoding glycosyltransferase family 4 protein, producing the protein MTAGRPPRVLIDATSVPADRGGVGRYVDGLLGALGRVCGDGVDLAVVSLRTDLERYTRMLPGAEIVPAPAAVAHRPARLAWEQTGLPLLAQQVGAEVLHSPFYTCPLRAGCPVTVTVHDATFFTEPEHYDKSRRTFFRSAIKTSLRRAARVIVPSKATRDELIRLLDADPTRIDVAYHGVDQAAFHAPGDEEKARVRARLGLGDNSYIAFLGAKEPRKNVPNLIRGWARAVADRPNPPVLVVAGGQGHDDDIDRAVAEVPSHLRLLRPGYLRYADLPGFLGGALVAAYPSYGEGFGLPILEAMACAAPVLTTPRLSLPEVGGDAVAYTSEDPDQIAADLGALLDDEQRRLSLAKAGFDRAKEFTWESSAEVHIAAWRRARS; encoded by the coding sequence GTGACCGCCGGTCGCCCGCCCCGCGTTCTCATCGACGCCACGAGTGTCCCCGCCGACCGCGGCGGCGTCGGTCGATACGTCGACGGCCTGCTCGGCGCGCTCGGCCGGGTCTGCGGCGACGGCGTGGACCTGGCGGTGGTCAGCCTCCGCACCGACCTGGAGCGCTACACCCGGATGCTGCCCGGGGCCGAGATCGTCCCGGCGCCGGCGGCGGTGGCGCACCGGCCGGCGCGGCTCGCCTGGGAGCAGACCGGCCTGCCGCTGCTGGCCCAGCAGGTCGGCGCGGAGGTGCTGCACTCGCCGTTCTACACCTGTCCGCTTCGGGCCGGGTGTCCGGTGACGGTCACCGTGCACGACGCGACGTTCTTCACCGAGCCGGAGCACTACGACAAGTCGCGCCGGACGTTCTTCCGCAGCGCGATCAAGACCTCGCTGCGCCGCGCCGCCCGGGTGATCGTGCCGAGCAAGGCCACCCGGGACGAGCTGATCCGGCTGCTGGACGCCGACCCGACCCGGATCGACGTCGCCTACCACGGTGTCGACCAGGCCGCCTTCCACGCGCCGGGCGACGAGGAGAAGGCCCGGGTCCGGGCCCGGCTGGGGCTGGGCGACAACAGCTACATCGCGTTCCTCGGCGCCAAGGAGCCGCGCAAGAACGTCCCCAACCTGATCCGCGGCTGGGCCCGGGCGGTGGCCGACCGGCCGAACCCGCCGGTGCTGGTGGTGGCCGGCGGCCAGGGGCACGACGACGACATCGACCGCGCGGTGGCCGAGGTCCCGTCGCACCTGCGGCTGCTGCGCCCCGGCTACCTGCGCTACGCCGACCTGCCGGGCTTCCTCGGCGGCGCGCTGGTCGCCGCCTACCCGTCCTACGGCGAGGGCTTCGGGCTGCCGATCCTGGAGGCGATGGCGTGCGCCGCGCCGGTGCTCACCACGCCGCGGCTGTCCCTGCCCGAGGTGGGCGGCGACGCGGTGGCGTACACCAGCGAGGACCCGGATCAGATCGCCGCCGACCTGGGCGCCCTGCTCGACGACGAGCAGCGGCGGCTGTCGCTGGCCAAGGCCGGCTTCGACCGGGCCAAGGAGTTCACCTGGGAGTCCAGCGCCGAGGTGCACATCGCCGCCTGGCGGCGGGCCCGCTCCTGA
- a CDS encoding TIGR03089 family protein has protein sequence MADNIARVFADAIAPDPTRPLLTWYDDATGERTELSGATLANWVAKTANLLVDEVGTAPDEMAGVLLPPHWQTAAVLLGCWSAALTVVDAPGPVEVLFTAVDRVDEAARWPAGERYALALDPFALPMRQVPAGCTDFVSAVRGHGDHFTPYPSGGEGDAALLARAAARATELGLTPGDRLLVDVTRHPDPVDWLLAPLTARATVVACAHPTPAHLTTRAATERTTHTLS, from the coding sequence ATGGCCGACAACATTGCCCGGGTGTTCGCCGACGCGATCGCGCCCGATCCCACCAGACCGCTGCTGACCTGGTACGACGACGCCACCGGGGAGCGCACCGAACTCTCCGGCGCGACGCTGGCGAACTGGGTGGCCAAGACCGCCAACCTGCTCGTGGACGAGGTCGGCACCGCACCGGACGAGATGGCCGGCGTGTTGCTGCCGCCGCACTGGCAGACCGCCGCGGTGCTGCTCGGCTGCTGGTCGGCGGCGTTGACGGTGGTCGACGCGCCGGGCCCGGTGGAGGTGCTGTTCACCGCCGTCGACCGGGTCGACGAGGCGGCCCGCTGGCCGGCCGGCGAGCGCTACGCGCTGGCGCTGGACCCGTTCGCGCTGCCGATGCGGCAGGTACCGGCCGGCTGCACCGACTTCGTGTCGGCGGTACGCGGGCACGGCGACCACTTCACCCCGTACCCCTCCGGTGGCGAGGGGGACGCGGCGCTGCTGGCCCGCGCGGCGGCCCGCGCCACGGAGCTGGGCCTCACCCCCGGCGACCGCCTGCTGGTCGACGTGACCCGGCACCCCGACCCGGTCGACTGGCTGCTGGCCCCGCTGACCGCCCGCGCCACGGTGGTCGCCTGCGCCCACCCCACCCCGGCCCACCTGACGACCCGCGCCGCGACGGAGCGAACCACCCACACGCTGTCCTGA